The proteins below are encoded in one region of Castor canadensis chromosome 6, mCasCan1.hap1v2, whole genome shotgun sequence:
- the Nanognb gene encoding NANOG neighbor homeobox → MPRSSSNVVLVLIGNKNDLESSREIPALWEAEAGRSEFQDILGYVLRNSWTGLNHNVNVPLEDTISHMSFEKTLSSVLQFLAHDEQYMDYLQNPQGTKTHKKVSLNNSDGTQHSDLVQNQPATLWVQTLEQSNPNHSQDEGSREQKWREDGERRGGGKKEQEEENKPEEELKKEEKREEEELCPRKTAVSKPLMHTLWEKFKLNQCPRAQDCLSLAFEFNITDTQV, encoded by the exons ATGCCACGTTCCAGTTCCAACGTGGTCCTCGTGCttattggaaataaaaatgacttggAATCTAGcagagaa ATACCTGCTCTATGG gaagctgaggcaggaagatctgagTTCCAGGACATTTTGGGCTATGTACTGAGA AACAGCTGGACTGGCCTGAACCACAATGTAAATGTACCTCTGGAGGACACAATCAGCCACATGAGCTTTGAAAAGACCCTAAGTTCAGTTTTGCAGTTTTTAGCCCATGATGAACAGTATATGGACTACCTGCAAAATCCCCAAGGCACAAAGACACACAAGAAAGTCTCCTTAAATAACTCAGATGGTACTCAGCATTCAG ATCTTGTACAAAATCAACCAGCTACACTGTGGGTTCAAACTCTAGAGCAATCAAACCCAAATCATAGTCAAGATGAAGGATCCAGAGAGCAGAAATGgagagaagatggagaaagaagaggaggaggaaaaaaagaacaggaagaggaaaataaaccAGAAGAGGAattgaaaaaggaagagaaaagagaagaggaggagttATGTCCCAGGAAAACAGCAGTCAGCAAACCCCTCATGCACACTCTTTGGGAAAAGTTTAAGTTAAACCAATGCCCCAGAGCACAAGATTGCCTGTCACTCGCATTTGAATTTAATATCACAGATACACAGGTATGA